From Topomyia yanbarensis strain Yona2022 chromosome 1, ASM3024719v1, whole genome shotgun sequence, one genomic window encodes:
- the LOC131676382 gene encoding achaete-scute complex protein T3-like, with protein sequence MAAAVRSMALGQNIHNILPNNCILMQQKPTNNHGKRPIAPAPMLVTSLPQNIGLKTNISASKKYAYCGLPYPQTPQQTVSVQRRNARERNRVKQVNNGFANLRQHIPGTVVTALTNGGRGASKKLSKVDTLRIAVEYIRNLQRMLDENSENTSQKSLSQVSSSSSYYGTMSEPSTASSPAPSHLSESSSSGTIIYSQMGGTTFKHEPYDIYVDPSASPTPSYTSETSIQQHHLQPQQHHQIIIPGMTSLSPSGNNNYIHAVHNHPVYKTELYQSPYDEEMSPQNPEDEELLDAITWWQQQ encoded by the coding sequence ATGGCAGCAGCGGTGAGAAGCATGGCGCTTGGACAAAACATTCATAATATTCTGCCGAATAATTGTATTCTGATGCAGCAGAAGCCGACCAATAATCATGGAAAACGACCGATTGCTCCAGCTCCAATGTTGGTGACCAGTCTTCCGCAGAATATCGGTCTTAAAACTAATATTAGTGCATCGAAAAAGTATGCCTATTGTGGACTTCCGTACCCTCAAACTCCCCAGCAAACCGTGTCGGTTCAACGTCGCAATGCTCGGGAGCGAAATCGTGTCAAGCAGGTCAATAACGGATTCGCCAATCTGCGCCAGCACATTCCTGGTACCGTCGTTACGGCCTTAACTAATGGAGGACGTGGCGCTAGCaaaaagttgagcaaagtggATACACTTCGCATCGCAGTCGAGTATATTAGAAACCTTCAGCGCATGTTGGATGAAAATAGTGAAAATACCAGTCAGAAGAGTTTAAGTCAGGTATCTTCGTCTAGTTCCTATTACGGTACAATGTCGGAACCTTCGACCGCTTCATCACCAGCCCCGTCACATTTATCGGAAAGTTCGTCTTCTGGAACGATCATCTATAGTCAGATGGGCGGAACTACCTTCAAGCATGAACCCTATGATATTTATGTTGACCCATCTGCCTCGCCGACTCCTTCCTACACCTCGGAAACCTCGATTCAACAACATCACTTACAACCCCAGCAGCACCATCAAATAATTATACCAGGAATGACCAGCTTAAGCCCCAGCGGGAACAACAATTATATCCACGCAGTTCACAACCACCCGGTGTACAAGACAGAGCTGTATCAGAGTCCTTACGATGAGGAGATGAGTCCGCAGAACCCTGAAGACGAAGAACTTCTTGATGCTATAACCTGGTGGCAGCAGCAGTAA